The Kluyveromyces marxianus DMKU3-1042 DNA, complete genome, chromosome 6 genome window below encodes:
- the YLF2 gene encoding Ylf2p — translation MMLKRFYASLGRPSNNLTSGIVGLANVGKSTFFQAITKSKLGNPANYPFATIEPEESKVIVPSSKLDHLYRLYESQKKIPSTLTVFDIAGLTRGASSGEGLGNKFLNDIRHVDGIFQVVRGFENDEITHIEGNVDPVRDLSLVQDELVLKDLEWLEGARERINKKINRAPKNSTEFLSMSTELKLLDEVEAHMYEGKKLSHWKKDWSEEEINILNKHNFLTAKPTLILLNVTPKDYLLQENKFLDKINKWLDEFAPGDQVMLFSAELETKYNEFDDDLQQFEKYCKEITNGQDLKAPLTALPAIIVKMRELLQLISFYTCGPIEARQWTILKGTMAPQAAGVIHSDLEQTFISANIIKYEDVKEMEPPLQESALKSQGKIKRGGKQYIVEDGDIIHFKAANGKK, via the coding sequence atgatgttaaAACGTTTCTATGCATCATTAGGACGCCCGTCAAATAATTTAACCTCAGGTATTGTGGGATTAGCCAACGTTGGAAAGTCTACCTTTTTTCAGGCCATCACTAAATCGAAACTCGGTAATCCAGCCAATTACCCCTTTGCTACTATTGAACCGGAGGAATCGAAGGTTATAGTACCTAGTTCTAAGTTAGATCACTTATACAGATTGTATGAaagtcagaagaaaattCCTTCCACTTTGACTGTTTTTGATATCGCAGGATTAACCAGAGGAGCTTCCAGTGGTGAAGGTTTAGGAAAtaagtttttgaatgatATCCGTCACGTTGATGGTATCTTCCAGGTAGTACGAGGTTTCGAGAATGATGAAATTACACATATTGAGGGAAATGTGGATCCAGTTAGAGATTTATCATTGGTTCAAGACGAATTGGTATTGAAAGATCTAGAGTGGTTAGAAGGTgcaagagaaagaataaataaaaagatCAATAGAGCTCCCAAAAACTCTACTGAGTTTCTAAGCATGAGCACCGAATTAAAGCTCTTAGATGAAGTGGAAGCCCATATGTACGAGGGTAAGAAACTATCACATTGGAAAAAAGATTGgtctgaagaagaaatcaacatATTGAACAAACATAACTTCCTAACAGCCAAGCCAACACTTATACTTCTTAATGTGACCCCAAAGGATTATTTGTTACAAGAGAACAAATTCTTGGACAAGATTAATAAATGGTTAGACGAATTTGCACCAGGGGATCAAGTCATGCTATTTAGCGCCGAGCTAGAAACCAAATATAACgaatttgatgatgatCTACAACAGTTTGAAAAATACTGTAAAGAGATCACTAATGGCCAAGATTTGAAGGCACCGCTAACTGCCTTACCTGCGATCATTGTAAAAATGAGAGAATTGTTACAGTTGATCAGCTTTTACACTTGCGGACCAATTGAGGCTCGTCAATGGACAATTCTTAAGGGAACTATGGCTCCCCAAGCAGCCGGTGTCATTCATTCCGATCTCGAACAAACATTCATCAGTGCGAACATAATCAAATACGAAGATGTTAAAGAAATGGAGCCTCCTTTGCAAGAATCAGCACTCAAATCCCAGGGTAAGATAAAGCGTGGTGGTAAACAGTATATTGTCGAAGATGGCGACATTATCCATTTCAAAGCCGCAAACGGCAAGAAATAA
- the RPS20 gene encoding 40S ribosomal protein uS10 — protein MSHVEKKAEQQQEVQIHKIRINLTSTKVKQLENVSANIIKNAETFKLVKKGPVRLPTKVLKISTRKTPNGEGSKTWDTYEMRIHKRYIDLEAPAHIVKRITQITIEPGVDVEVIIAA, from the coding sequence ATGTCTCAcgttgaaaagaaggccgaacaacaacaagaagttcaaatCCACAAGATTAGAATTAACTTGACCTCTACCAAGGTTAAGCAATTGGAAAACGTTTCTGCTAACATCATCAAGAATGCTGAAACTTTCAAGTTGGTCAAGAAGGGTCCAGTCAGATTACCAACCAAGGTCTTGAAGATCTCTACCAGAAAGACCCCTAACGGTGAAGGTTCTAAGACCTGGGACACTTACGAAATGAGAATCCACAAGAGATACATCGACTTGGAAGCTCCAGCTCACATCGTCAAGAGAATCACTCAAATCACCATTGAACCTGGTGTCGATGTCGAAGTTATCATTGCTGCTTAA
- the URC4 gene encoding URC4/urg3 family protein, with protein MDNMAKVRDNLIDIIGRDYKQLSDIPVHGRWQHLNCGGVDRIGQLLSAWEVEKVDSIEVCRRLVDLITFSVLIDAGAGSTWRFTEGETKIGRSEGLAVASFYMFESGSLSADGTHKVHGSKLSEFTKQDFDEAFQISSKNTLQGYEGRIELIKSLGRSLLSSSDIFGEDGRPGNMIDYLFKLNNSNELELPQVWNTLMSGYTQIWPAGRLSFNGEPLGDCWEYKKEDNTSFIVCFHKLTQWLCYSLLRPLEEFGHKFIIKSKDLQTGLPEYRNGGLFIDFGVLSLKEEYHKAGVNNSTEYGYDSSIPTFTPESGVIVEWRCLTIGLLDKLLPMVNEKLDATLKLSQLIEAGTWKAGREIAAKLRPKTGGPPINLHSDGTVF; from the coding sequence ATGGATAATATGGCTAAGGTTAGGGATAACCTTATTGACATCATTGGCAGAGACTACAAGCAACTCTCTGATATACCTGTTCATGGAAGATGGCAGCATTTGAATTGTGGTGGTGTTGATAGAATTGGGCAATTACTTAGCGCATGGGAAGTAGAGAAGGTTGACTCCATTGAAGTTTGTAGGCGTTTAGTTGATTTGATCACATTTAGCGTTTTGATAGATGCTGGTGCAGGTTCTACTTGGAGGTTCACGGAAGGTGAAACTAAAATCGGCAGATCTGAAGGTTTGGCAGTTGCATCTTTCTATATGTTTGAAAGCGGTTCCTTATCAGCTGATGGAACTCATAAGGTACATGGTTCTAAATTGTCAGAGTTCACCAAGCAAGATTTCGACGAGGCTTTCCAAATTAGCTCCAAAAATACTCTACAAGGCTATGAAGGTAGAATTGAGTTGATAAAAAGTCTTGGTAGGTCGCTACTGAGCAGCTCTGATATATTTGGGGAAGACGGTAGACCTGGAAATATGATTGACTATCTCTTCAAGCTAAATAACTCTAACGAACTCGAGCTTCCACAGGTATGGAACACTTTGATGTCCGGTTATACGCAAATATGGCCGGCCGGAAGGTTGTCTTTTAACGGCGAGCCTCTAGGTGATTGTTGGGAATACAAAAAGGAAGACAATACTAgttttattgtttgtttccaCAAATTGACTCAATGGCTATGTTACTCATTATTAAGACCATTGGAAGAATTTGGCCATAAATTTATCATTAAGTCCAAGGACTTACAGACCGGCCTTCCAGAATATAGAAATGGCGGTTTATTCATTGATTTTGGTGTATTGTCTTTAAAAGAAGAGTACCACAAAGCTGGAGTGAACAATTCTACAGAGTACGGTTATGATAGTTCTATTCCTACATTTACGCCAGAGAGTGGTGTCATTGTTGAATGGAGATGTCTAACGATTGGTCTATTGGATAAGTTATTACCAATGGTTAACGAAAAATTAGACGCAACATTAAAATTATCACAATTAATTGAAGCTGGAACTTGGAAAGCTGGCAGAGAAATCGCTGCGAAGTTAAGACCAAAAACCGGTGGCCCTCCAATCAACTTACATAGTGATGGAACAGTATTTTAG